From one Magnolia sinica isolate HGM2019 chromosome 18, MsV1, whole genome shotgun sequence genomic stretch:
- the LOC131233362 gene encoding uncharacterized protein LOC131233362 produces MKGNPKDVEKQLLWDQMTSHPRSPKVGPTVVAQGRGLPKLMIWLIPVVSFTYIFYTLKLAFFSNPCDPQNALADLRPIPNASVSTSAVQLTIPKIIPTPATPPPRSSATDIHHIVFGIAASAKLWAQRKNYIKLWWKPKVMRGVVWLDKTVPAERDERLPTIKISSDTSTFRYTHRHGHRSAIRISRIVSETLRLGLKDVRWFVMGDDDTVFVAENLVRVLSKFDHTQFYYIGSSSESHLQNIYFSYGMAYGGGGFAISYPLAKALDKIQDSCIQRYPGLYGSDDRIQACMAELGVPLTKHAGFHQYDVYGNLFGLLAAHPVAPLVTLHHLDVVEPIFPKANRVDALRRLFMPIEIDSAGILQQSICYYTSKKWTISVSWGYAVQIFRGGFSPREMEMPSRTFLNWYRKADYTAYAFNTRPVSRNPCQKPFVYHISTARYDRGTKRTVTEYLRHRERMPSCKWKMADPTSIQRVEVYKRPDPALWDKSPRRNCCRVLPSKKKGSMLIDVGVCREGEIVQV; encoded by the exons ATGAAAGGCAACCCTAAGGATGTGGAGAAGCAGCTCCTCTGGGACCAAATGACATCTCACCCTCGCAgccctaaagtgggccccaccgtcgtcGCCCAAGGCCGAGGTCTCCCAAAGCTCATGATCTGGCTCATCCCCGTCGTCTCCTTCACCTACATCTTCTACACCTTAAAACTCGCCTTTTTCTCTAATCCATGCGATCCCCAAAACGCCCTTGCAGATCTCCGTCCAATCCCCAACGCATCCGTCTCTACTTCGGCGGTCCAGCTCACCATACCGAAAATAATTCCGACACCTGCCACTCCCCCGCCTCGGTCCTCCGCGACGGACATCCATCACATCGTCTTCGGCATCGCAGCGTCGGCCAAGCTCTGGGCTCAGAGGAAGAACTACATCAAGCTCTGGTGGAAGCCCAAGGTGATGAGGGGGGTCGTTTGGCTCGATAAAACCGTCCCAGCCGAGCGCGACGAACGGCTTCCTACGATCAAGATCTCGTCGGACACCTCCACGTTCCGGTACACCCACAGGCACGGTCACCGATCCGCGATCCGGATCTCTCGGATCGTGTCGGAGACGCTCCGGCTCGGTCTCAAGGACGTCCGTTGGTTCGTTATGGGCGACGATGACACCGTCTTCGTGGCGGAGAACCTGGTTCGCGTCCTGTCGAAATTCGATCACACACAGTTCTACTACATTGGGAGCTCGTCGGAAAGCCATCTACAGAACATCTACTTCTCCTACGGAATGGCCTACGGCGGGGGCGGCTTTGCCATCAGCTATCCGCTGGCGAAGGCGCTCGACAAAATTCAGGACAGTTGCATCCAGAGGTACCCTGGATTGTACGGCAGCGATGATCGGATACAGGCGTGCATGGCCGAGCTCGGCGTCCCGCTAACGAAACATGCCGGATTCCACCAG TATGATGTTTACGGCAATCTTTTCGGGCTCTTGGCCGCCCACCCGGTGGCGCCATTGGTCACGCTCCACCACCTCGATGTGGTAGAGCCCATCTTCCCCAAGGCGAACCGCGTCGACGCCCTCCGTCGATTGTTCATGCCGATCGAGATCGACTCGGCCGGGATCTTGCAGCAGTCCATCTGCTACTATACGTCGAAGAAGTGGACCATATCGGTGTCGTGGGGATATGCGGTCCAGATCTTTCGAGGAGGGTTCTCACCAAGAGAGATGGAAATGCCGTCGAGAACGTTCTTGAATTGGTACCGGAAGGCGGATTATACTGCGTACGCGTTCAATACCCGACCTGTGAGCCGGAATCCTTGCCAGAAGCCGTTCGTGTATCATATTTCAACGGCCAGATATGATCGGGGGACGAAACGAACGGTCACGGAGTACCTTCGGCATCGGGAGAGGATGCCCTCTTGCAAGTGGAAGATGGCAGACCCCACCTCTATCCAGAGAGTGGAGGTTTATAAGAGGCCGGACCCTGCTCTGTGGGACAAG TCTCCGAGGCGAAATTGCTGCAGAGTATTGCCATCTAAGAAGAAAGGGAGCATGTTAATCGATGTAGGGGTATGTAGGGAAGGTGAGATCGTTCAAGTTTAG